One genomic window of Polynucleobacter sp. HIN11 includes the following:
- a CDS encoding mandelate racemase/muconate lactonizing enzyme family protein: protein MPIIESVQVASVPVPLDVVTSFATRTVSERHYCIVKVRSKDGYEGVGFCYVGSAAGSIAKVAVEQLLAPKLIGQNSHRSEGLWSEMYAESILQGRSGSVMRGISILDTAIWDLNARSVGLPLHQYLGCVVDDRVPAYASGGYYLEGKTPAKLGKEMESFVKLGFKAVKMKVGRLSPREEEARVKAARSAVGDDVLLTLDANNAWRDLPTAMEYVRRFEKYNPYWLEEPFSPDAIDLHARLAKNTSITIATGEIEVGRWRFRELVDAGGATILQADAAVCGGISEFRRIAAYADSKGITVCPHWFHDLHAPLVAATPNARFVEFFPDNQVLNFRRLINKQLAFKSGDLILHKTPGLGFEFDEAAVKKYAGKSAWTTIKK from the coding sequence ATGCCAATTATTGAATCCGTTCAAGTGGCCAGCGTGCCAGTTCCATTAGATGTTGTGACATCGTTTGCGACTCGGACTGTGAGTGAGCGCCATTACTGCATCGTTAAAGTTCGCAGTAAAGATGGTTACGAGGGGGTTGGATTCTGTTACGTGGGATCTGCCGCGGGCAGTATCGCCAAAGTCGCCGTTGAGCAATTGTTGGCTCCTAAATTGATTGGGCAGAATAGCCATCGCAGTGAAGGTCTGTGGTCTGAGATGTATGCAGAATCCATTTTGCAAGGTCGTTCGGGCTCTGTGATGCGTGGCATCTCGATTCTGGATACTGCAATTTGGGATCTCAATGCCCGCTCAGTTGGTTTACCTCTCCATCAATACTTGGGATGCGTGGTAGATGATCGCGTCCCTGCTTATGCCAGCGGTGGCTACTATTTAGAAGGTAAAACCCCAGCGAAATTAGGCAAGGAGATGGAATCGTTTGTAAAGCTCGGCTTTAAGGCGGTGAAGATGAAAGTGGGTCGTCTATCCCCTCGCGAGGAGGAGGCTCGAGTCAAAGCCGCTCGCAGTGCAGTCGGCGATGATGTCCTTTTAACGCTCGATGCAAATAATGCTTGGCGCGATTTGCCAACGGCGATGGAGTATGTGCGCCGCTTTGAGAAATACAATCCTTATTGGTTGGAGGAGCCATTTTCTCCCGATGCCATTGATTTGCATGCCCGCTTAGCAAAAAATACGTCCATTACGATCGCCACTGGTGAAATTGAGGTAGGTCGTTGGCGCTTTCGTGAGTTGGTGGATGCCGGTGGCGCAACTATTTTGCAGGCGGATGCGGCAGTGTGTGGCGGTATTAGTGAATTCAGACGCATTGCTGCGTATGCAGATTCCAAAGGGATTACGGTTTGCCCGCACTGGTTCCATGATTTGCATGCACCCTTAGTCGCGGCAACACCCAATGCTCGTTTCGTCGAGTTTTTCCCAGATAACCAAGTCTTAAACTTCCGACGCCTTATTAACAAGCAGTTGGCATTTAAGAGTGGTGATCTGATCTTGCATAAAACACCAGGATTGGGATTTGAGTTTGACGAAGCTGCGGTGAAGAAATACGCCGGCAAATCAGCTTGGACCACAATCAAAAAATAG
- a CDS encoding TRAP transporter permease has protein sequence MSESAIDSATQEKLDALIKQEEGDSNNYKGIFAIFLTLVAVGMSLFHLYAAYSIVPTQVLRTVHVGFVLFLVFLSFPLMARYKNRLMWWDILFALASIAIAYYAISGGDDFGDRNTAPNPTDVLFGSALVLLILEAVRRTNGMILVTVTVLFLLYALFGDLLPAPWTHKGYSIDRLVGFMYMTLEGIYGTAVDVSATLIILFTIFGAFLQFTGAGKFFIDFSFAAMGGKSSGVGRTIVLSSFLLGGPSGSGVATTVTVGSVAAPMLNKVGYEKNAAGGLLAAGGLGAIISPPVLGAAAFLIADFLKISYLDVLLMSIIPTILFYLGLFTMVEIDVRKYGMKAMHFEAVESAWSLSKKYWFHFFSLISIVLFMAMGFTPVMSVLWATIISALTSMLRRDTAIIPYEWFTGKQPILKGLYESNLTKALASGSTSVLAIAATCAGAGLIVGTVVLTGLGLKFSSIVIQYAGGSLLLTAIFTALIVWIVGLAVPVTASYIICAVIAAPALINLGVPAFAAHMFIFYYAVLSEVSPPTALSPFAAAAICKGNPYKTTLQSWKYVAPAILVPFMFVLDKSGVSLLLMGSTTALAQANWMEIVWSTLTAIVGIVALAGGLQGWFIEKTNILERTLMVVSGVALAYTSPTADMIGFAGFGLVLVLQFFKYFKAKPKASA, from the coding sequence ATGAGCGAAAGTGCAATCGATAGCGCAACCCAAGAAAAATTAGACGCGCTCATCAAACAAGAAGAGGGTGACTCCAATAATTACAAAGGGATCTTCGCGATCTTTTTAACCCTCGTGGCAGTTGGGATGTCACTATTTCATTTGTACGCAGCGTATTCGATTGTTCCAACTCAAGTATTGCGGACTGTTCACGTCGGCTTTGTTCTCTTCTTAGTGTTCTTGAGTTTCCCTCTCATGGCGCGTTATAAAAATCGGCTGATGTGGTGGGACATCCTTTTTGCACTTGCTTCTATCGCCATCGCTTATTACGCCATCTCGGGCGGCGATGACTTTGGTGATCGCAATACTGCACCCAACCCAACCGATGTACTTTTTGGTTCAGCCCTCGTCTTACTGATCCTCGAGGCTGTGCGCCGAACGAATGGAATGATTTTGGTTACAGTGACGGTGCTATTTTTACTCTATGCGCTCTTTGGAGACTTACTTCCAGCCCCCTGGACCCATAAAGGCTACTCAATAGACCGTTTGGTTGGTTTTATGTACATGACCCTAGAGGGTATCTATGGAACTGCAGTTGATGTATCAGCCACACTGATTATTCTATTTACGATCTTTGGGGCATTCTTGCAATTTACGGGTGCCGGTAAGTTCTTTATCGACTTCTCGTTTGCTGCCATGGGTGGCAAATCATCTGGTGTAGGACGCACCATTGTTTTATCGTCATTCTTACTGGGCGGCCCCTCTGGCTCTGGTGTAGCGACTACTGTCACCGTTGGCTCGGTAGCGGCACCCATGCTCAACAAAGTGGGGTATGAGAAGAATGCTGCGGGAGGACTTTTAGCTGCTGGTGGATTGGGAGCAATTATCTCGCCGCCTGTTCTGGGTGCAGCAGCATTCCTGATTGCCGACTTTCTGAAGATCTCCTATTTAGACGTCTTATTGATGTCGATTATTCCAACGATTTTGTTCTATCTCGGACTTTTCACGATGGTGGAGATTGATGTTCGCAAATACGGCATGAAAGCAATGCATTTTGAGGCGGTCGAGAGTGCCTGGTCGTTGAGTAAAAAATACTGGTTCCATTTCTTCTCATTAATATCGATTGTTCTATTTATGGCCATGGGCTTTACACCCGTAATGTCCGTACTATGGGCAACGATTATTTCTGCCTTGACCAGCATGCTGCGCAGAGACACTGCCATCATCCCCTACGAGTGGTTTACGGGGAAGCAACCCATCCTCAAAGGACTTTATGAATCCAATTTAACGAAGGCTCTAGCCTCTGGCTCAACCAGTGTTTTAGCCATTGCAGCAACCTGCGCTGGTGCTGGTCTGATTGTGGGCACCGTGGTATTGACTGGTTTGGGCCTGAAGTTCAGCTCGATTGTGATTCAGTACGCGGGCGGCTCTTTATTACTCACCGCAATTTTCACCGCATTGATTGTTTGGATTGTGGGACTTGCGGTTCCAGTCACCGCTTCGTACATTATTTGCGCTGTGATTGCGGCACCCGCTCTGATTAATCTGGGCGTACCAGCATTTGCAGCGCATATGTTTATTTTTTACTATGCAGTGTTATCAGAGGTTTCACCGCCAACCGCCCTATCGCCCTTTGCAGCCGCAGCGATTTGTAAAGGCAATCCATATAAAACAACTTTACAAAGCTGGAAATACGTGGCGCCTGCGATTTTGGTGCCGTTTATGTTCGTACTCGATAAATCTGGGGTTAGCCTCTTGCTAATGGGCTCTACAACTGCTTTGGCTCAGGCAAATTGGATGGAAATTGTTTGGTCTACGCTAACCGCCATTGTCGGAATTGTGGCGCTGGCTGGCGGTCTGCAAGGTTGGTTTATTGAGAAGACAAATATCTTAGAGCGTACCCTGATGGTTGTCTCTGGAGTCGCGTTGGCCTACACCTCACCAACCGCCGATATGATTGGTTTTGCTGGATTTGGTTTAGTACTCGTTCTGCAGTTCTTTAAGTACTTTAAGGCCAAACCCAAAGCTAGCGCCTAA
- a CDS encoding TAXI family TRAP transporter solute-binding subunit encodes MKLLKLLPLCFALLWGSVQAQNLSVATGGTGGVYYPMGGGLAAVLSKKVPGMSATAEVTGGSVDNLNLIGTGKPYIGFSMADAAKDAQTGQGKFSGKKIDLNTLLVLYPNRMHIVTTEASGIKTLQDLKGKRVSTGSPGSATEVMAFRVIEAAGLDKDKDMKRERLGVAESVNAVKDRKIDAFFWVGGLPTAAVTDLANTPGTKIVMIDHSKEVDAMNKKYGNLYFKDVIPKTTYKGMDKDNNVISVANILVTSSKMSEKEAYDIVKAVFDNKIDLVRSHYEYINVTPEGQKAASTPVPFHPGALKYFKEKNIKVN; translated from the coding sequence ATGAAATTACTTAAATTGTTGCCACTGTGCTTTGCACTGCTTTGGGGCAGCGTTCAAGCACAAAATCTTTCGGTCGCGACTGGCGGTACCGGCGGTGTTTACTATCCCATGGGTGGCGGCTTAGCAGCTGTTCTGTCGAAAAAAGTGCCTGGTATGTCTGCGACTGCTGAGGTGACTGGCGGCTCTGTAGACAACCTTAACCTCATTGGCACTGGCAAGCCTTATATTGGCTTCTCAATGGCCGATGCCGCTAAAGATGCACAAACTGGTCAAGGCAAATTCTCTGGTAAAAAAATTGACCTTAACACTTTGTTGGTCCTCTATCCCAATCGTATGCACATTGTGACCACTGAGGCTTCGGGTATCAAAACGCTGCAAGATCTCAAAGGTAAGCGTGTGAGCACCGGAAGTCCTGGTAGCGCCACTGAGGTGATGGCCTTTCGCGTGATTGAGGCTGCTGGTCTTGATAAAGATAAAGACATGAAGCGTGAGCGTCTGGGCGTTGCTGAGTCAGTGAATGCTGTGAAAGACCGTAAGATTGATGCGTTCTTTTGGGTAGGTGGTTTACCAACTGCTGCTGTAACTGACCTTGCCAATACTCCGGGAACCAAAATTGTGATGATCGATCACTCCAAAGAAGTCGATGCCATGAACAAAAAATATGGCAACCTTTACTTCAAGGACGTGATTCCAAAGACCACCTACAAGGGCATGGATAAAGACAATAACGTGATCTCTGTTGCTAATATCTTGGTCACCAGCTCAAAGATGTCTGAAAAAGAAGCTTACGACATCGTGAAAGCTGTATTTGATAACAAGATCGACTTAGTTCGCTCACACTACGAGTACATCAATGTGACTCCTGAAGGTCAAAAGGCTGCCTCAACACCAGTACCATTTCATCCTGGTGCTTTGAAGTACTTCAAAGAGAAAAATATTAAAGTCAATTAA